DNA sequence from the Carnobacterium funditum DSM 5970 genome:
TCAAGGACACAACACCATTGAAGCTAATTTAGCACTTGGCTTTCCAGCAGATTTACGGGAGTACTATGAATGCAAACAAATTTTTGATGATTTGGGTGTTTCTCAACTACGTCTAATGACCAATAATCCACTGAAAGTGGAAAGCATGAATAAATATGGTTTAAATATCGTGGAAAGAATTTCACTTCAAATGGAGCCTTATATGGAAGACAAGGCCTATCTAAAAACTAAGCAAGAAGAAATGAAGCATTATTTAAACTACTAAGGCAAGAATCTGTTTATTATCAAAAAAGAAGAAAATGGAGGAATTAAAATGAACGTATTCGAAGGACAATTAATTGCAAAAGATTTAAAAGTTGGTATTGTAATTGCACGCTTTAATGAATTTATTGGATCAAAATTATTAAGTGGAGCAGTGGATGGCTTGAAAAGACACGGAATGTTAGAAGAGGAAATTACTATTGCGTGGGTACCAGGTGCTTATGAAATTCCGTTAGTTGCACAAAAAATGGCGAATTCAGGGAATTATGATGCGATTATTACGTTAGGTGCTGTAATCAAAGGAGCTACATCACATTACGATTATGTGTGTTCAGAAGTTTCAAAAGGTGTGGCTACGGCATCAATGAATACAGGTTTACCAATAATATTTGGTGTTTTAACAACAGACAATATTGAGCAAGCAATTGAACGCGCGGGTACCAAATCTGGGAATAAAGGATATGAAGCAGCAGTTTCAGCCATTGAGATGGCTAACCTACTGAAAGTCATGTAAGGTCTAGTTATGGATAAATCAAGATTAAAGAATAGTCGAACTATTATTTTTGATTACGACGGCACTTTACATGATAGTACGCTAAATTATATTACCGCCTTTAAAAAAGCTTATAATTATTTGATGGAAAATCAAAAAGCTGTCCCAAAAGACTGGCAAGATGAGGAAATCACTAAGTGGTTAGGCTATAACAGTGAAGAGATGTGGAAAAACTTTATGCCAGATTTGTCTAAAGAATACCAGATTGCAGCTTCAAAAATAATAGGAAAAATACTATTAGAAAAAGTTCTCTCAAAAGAAGCGATACTTTATCCAGAAGCACTAAAAACGTTAACTTACTTAAAAGGTAAGGGATATAAGCTTATCTTTTTAAGTAATTGTAGCCAGACATACATGAAAGCACATCAGCAGACTTTTCAATTGACTCGTTACTTTGATGAAATGTACTGTACAGAACAAGTTGGTTTTATTCCCAAACACAGGATATTTCCCTTAGTTAAAAGTCAGTACCAAGAAGAATGTCTGATTGTTGGTGATCGCATCCATGATTTAGAGATTGGCCACTATCATAATTTGGTTACCATAGGTTGCAATTATGGATTCGGAACAGAAGAAGAAATGCAAAAATCAGATATAAGAATAAATTGTATCCGAGAGCTACAAGAAATTCTATAGAAAGAAATCCGGCTACTTTTATAAGTAGACCGGATTTTTTTCTATTCAAAGTCGAAATTTAAGTCCCATTTTTCTCTGAGAGTATCCATTATTTCCATCACATCATGGGTTAAGTTAAGTGAACTCGTATCATTTTTAGTCCGCACGATTTCGTTGAAGTGACAAATTTCGTAAGTCAAAGCTTGGGATTTATCTCCAGCTTGAATGCGTTCAACAGACCCATCAGGATGTGTAAACGTCGCTTCATCAGCTCTTGGGAAATCAGTTACAGTGAAATACCCTTTTTCAAAAGCCACCACGCCTTGCTTAGGCATTTTTGCTCTAAAGGTAATGGCGATTGTAGCCATTTCATTCTCATCATTCTTTAAGATTATTCCAGCTTCTTCATCGACTCCAGTTTCAAAAAAGTTAACAGTCGTTAGAACTTCTTTAGGCTGGCTGGATAAAAAGAAACGAGCGAAAGATAAGGCATATGTTCCAATGTCTAATAACGCACCGCCAGCAATGTCCTTATTAAAGAATCGGTTCAATGGGTCGGCTTCTTTTAAACTACCAAAAGAAACTTGAATCATTTTTAATTTACCAAGTGCACCATCAGCTGTTCTTTTTTTAAGTTCTTGATAAAGTGGCATATGATAAATAGTCATTGCTTCAGCCAAAACTAACTCTTTTTCTTTGGCAAGTTTCATAGCAGCATCTAATTGTTTGGTGTTCATCACTATCGCTTTTTCGCAAAGTACATGCTTGCCATGTGCTAAACTTTTCATAATAAGGTCTGCATGATGACTGTGTGGCGTAGCGATATAAACCACATTTATAGAAGGATCATTTAATAAGTCATCATAGCTGCCATATGCTTTTTCGATTCCATGGTCTTTTGCAAATTGTTCAGCTTTTTCAATTGAACGAGAACCAACGGCATAAATTTTTGCATCTTTTGCAGTAAAGGCTACAGTAAAACTTGTTGCAATTGAACCTAATCCTAAAATACCCCAGTTTAATTCTTTCATTTTACTCCTCCTAAAGTTTATAAATATTACCAGAACGCAGTTCTACTCTTAGAAAATCTTCTGTTAAGCCTTCCCAGGCAACCATTTGATGATAGCCATTCGTTTAATACTAGGCATTATAATATTTGTGTCTTCTTAGCTTAGTCAATCCCATAACCGAGACATTGAGGGCTGAAAAGCAACTGTTCTTTATCTGAAACACTTTGAAAAATTGAATTGTTAGATAATATGTCCGATGAAGAATCTGTTTTATAACCTACAATCAATTGGAATAAGAAGTGTTCAATGATTGAATGATTCTCCTGCTTGTAAAAAAGACGATGGTCTTTGATAGTATGATTTTCTTTCAGTACCTTTGTAAAATTAAGTGTGCACATAAACTTTTTAGCTAAGATTAAACCAGAGTCAGTTGAAAGAGCACCACTATTATTTTAAAGCGAGATAATAGAATGGAAATTCAAGCCAGCTCATGAAATGTAGCCATTGAAAGAACCTCTTTCATGGTTTAGTTTAGGCACTTTAACTATAACAGATTGAGATTCTTTTTGTACACGTAAAGGGTATTTATCGAATAAGTGAAAAAACACGGTTGTAGCAAGGGTGATAATAGCTAGATACATTATACAGGAGTGTATAATAGTGTTAACTATTTAGCAACGTTCTAATCGAAGGATATTAAAATAACTTGATTTAAAATTAAAAGAGGTTTATGATTATATCACCTACCTAACGTAAGGTAGGGAAGTGGAGGGTTATATAAAATGGAAACAAAAATGAAAATTACAGATTCAGCATTTGAGTTATTTGCCAAAAAAGGGATAAGTTTCACGCTCACAGAAGTTGCTGAAGAGGTTGGTATTAAAAAAGCATCAATTTATGCACATTTTGAAAGCAAGGAAATTCTGCTGAAAGAAATAATTGAAAAAGAGCTTAAGGAATACTTTTTTGAAATAAACCAGGAAAATGATGATCTGAAGAAAATTTTTTTTGGCGTTTTAGATTACTATAACAACTCACATATTAAATTATTGTTTTGGAAAAGATTGCTCTTATTGCCACCAGACTCCATTGAGAATTCAATTATTGAAAGAGTCCATCAACTTTCGGAAGAGAGGTTTCAAACAGTAAAGAAGTTGATTATAGTTGAGATTGAAAAAGAAATTTTAATAAAAGATTCAGAAGAATCGATTTGTCTTATGTTTTTCTCGCTCATTCACGGATTGCTATCTAGTGAACTGATTTACCATCCGTATGATATTAGAGAACACTATGACAAGATTTGGAATCATTTTTGGCGTGGTATTAGTAATCCAAACGTTAATAAGCAGGAGGCATAAATGTTAAAACCAAAATTATTTTCAATATTAAAACATCGTGAGACAGAACTCACAAAAAATCAAGTAGTAAATGACATTACTGCTGGTATTATTGTGGCGGTAATAGCACTACCATTATCGGTTGCACTTGCAATTGCATCAGGCGTTGCACCTGAAAAAGGATTAATTACAGCTATAATAGCAGGTTTTCTTATCTCTTTTTTAGGCGGGAGTCGAGTTCAGATTGGTGGGCCAACGGGTGCATTTGTTATTATTGTCTATGGAATTGTAGCACAATATGGTATTGGTGGATTAACCGTAGCTACATTAATGGCAGGTAGTTTTATGGTTTTCTTTGGATTAATGAAGTTTGGTAGTGTGATTAAATATGTTCCCTATCCAATAACAACTGGTTTCACAAGCGGTATTGCTGTTGTTCTCTTGTCCACACAGGTCAAAGATTTTTTTGGATTATCCATACAAGATGTCCCTTCAGAATTCTTTGAAAAATGGAGAGTATATATAAGTCATTTTTCAACTATAAATATATCCACAACTTTGGTTGGAATAATTTCATTATTAATCATTGTTTTTTGGCCAAAAATCAATAAAAAAATACCGGGATCTCTAATAGCACTACTGGTTGTTACAATGGGCGTTAAACTATTAAATTTACCAGTAGAAACAATTGGTAGTCGATTTGGTGAGATATCGAATAGTATTAAATTTGTGGGGATTAAAGAGCTTAATATATCCTTACCACTGATCAAAGATTTGTTTAGACCGGCACTAACCATTGCATTTTTAGCAAGTATTGAATCGTTATTATCAGCAGTTGTTGCCGACGGAATGATAGGGAAAAAGCATAACTCCAATATGGAACTTGTCGCACTAGGCATTGCGAATATCGTATCTGCTCTTTTTGGAGGAATTCCAGCAACTGGAGCTATCGCAAGAACAGCAGCCAATGTTAAAAATGGTGGCCGCACACCAATTGCAGGAATAGTTCATGCATCTGTATTATTATTGATTATGCTTGTATTTATGCCTTTGGCAAAGTTGATACCGATGGCTACATTAGCAGCAATATTAATAATTGTTGCTTATAATATGAGCGAGTGGCGTTCATTCAAAGCACTATTAAGATCCACAAAAAGTGATACAGCTGTTCTGTTAGTCACATTTATTATGACAATTGCATTTGACTTAGTCATTGCAATCGAAATCGGAATGGTTATAGCGATGTTTCTATTTGTTCGAAGAATGTCAGAAAGTACCCAAGTATCAAATGTTAATCATAATTATTTAACTATATTCAGCGAAGATGATGAGGATGATTATGATGGAACAACAAGTTTTAATGATGGAACGCACATTGGATTAAATAATAAAATTATGGTATATGAGATTACTGGACCTTTATTTTTTGGAGCAGCCAATACATTTCTTGATATTATGAATGAAGTGGAGAATAACACAAATGTATTAATCCTAAAAATGAAAAATGTTCCTAATATGGACGCAACGGCATATAACTCATTAAAGCGGATTGAAAAAAGGTGCCGAGATCAAGAAATAATTTTATTGTTTGCTTGCGTCAATGAGCAGCCCTTAAAATTACTGGAAGCTTCAGGATTTTTTGCAAGTGTAAGTAAAGATAATTTTTTTGATTCAGTTAAGTCCGCAATTGATTATGCAGATGATTTGGTTATTCATTAAGAATACAGAAAATAAGTAGACCTAACTATTGATTAGCTTCTTCTATCACTTTTTGTGAAGAAGAAGCTTTTTAAGTTGCGCCCAGCATGAGCGCAAGCCTACTATTAAAATCTGGCATAAAGGGTTTGAGCGCTTTTTTCACTTCCGAAATCCAGAAATTATAGTTGAGAATACCCATCTAAGTGAAGAACTTTTTATGTTAGGAAATGTAGCCCATTCATAGTAAGCCAGTGATCTTTAATTTTGTAAATCCTGACTATAGCCCTATTAGATTGGGGTTCTTTTTGTACGCCCAAAGGGTATTTATCGAATAAGCGGAAAATGCTATTGCAGCAAGCTTGGTAATAGCTGTATAAATTGTTTAGGATTAATATTTTTTATCATCCTTTATATAGCAAGCCATAGAACGAAAATTAATGAAAAGCCTTACACTTTTGTTTTAAAGCTTTTACATGTAAAATAGGGGTAGCGCTTATTTTATTAATGAACGATATGAAGTGAGAGGAGAATTTATTATGCAAGAAGCACTTATTCAGATTGTTTTATACACAATAAAGGAAAACTATCGAGCAGAAAAAGATTTTTATTCAAGCCAATTATCTATTAATCAGGACAATTGGGACCGTTGGAAAAATGGTGAAATTAGCTTGAAACCAAAGGATGAACAGGTCATTATCAATTTATTTACGGATTATGAGTGGATGCTAGTCCAAAAAGTCATCAGAAACGCTACTTTTTTTCCTGAAGTAGAAGCTCATCCAGTTGAAGAATATTTAGGTATTAAATTTCACGTAGCAAAAAAATGGGTAAACAGTGGATCTGCAGAATTAGCTTTTCAGCAGGAAAACGAAAAGGAATCAAATGAAAAGCACTACAAGAAAAATAGTACTATTCTCAGAATTGATATGAACTATGATTTTTGGAGTTACAAAGATCGAATTGAATTAAGTTTACCTGGCATTATTCAACAGCAAATTGAGACTGAAAAACAAGACTTGTTAGAATGGTTTAAAGAAAATATCGAAGACCACTATACGATATAACAAAAAAATAACTAACTGATTTTATGAGG
Encoded proteins:
- the ribH gene encoding 6,7-dimethyl-8-ribityllumazine synthase — its product is MNVFEGQLIAKDLKVGIVIARFNEFIGSKLLSGAVDGLKRHGMLEEEITIAWVPGAYEIPLVAQKMANSGNYDAIITLGAVIKGATSHYDYVCSEVSKGVATASMNTGLPIIFGVLTTDNIEQAIERAGTKSGNKGYEAAVSAIEMANLLKVM
- a CDS encoding HAD family hydrolase, translating into MDKSRLKNSRTIIFDYDGTLHDSTLNYITAFKKAYNYLMENQKAVPKDWQDEEITKWLGYNSEEMWKNFMPDLSKEYQIAASKIIGKILLEKVLSKEAILYPEALKTLTYLKGKGYKLIFLSNCSQTYMKAHQQTFQLTRYFDEMYCTEQVGFIPKHRIFPLVKSQYQEECLIVGDRIHDLEIGHYHNLVTIGCNYGFGTEEEMQKSDIRINCIRELQEIL
- a CDS encoding Gfo/Idh/MocA family protein — protein: MKELNWGILGLGSIATSFTVAFTAKDAKIYAVGSRSIEKAEQFAKDHGIEKAYGSYDDLLNDPSINVVYIATPHSHHADLIMKSLAHGKHVLCEKAIVMNTKQLDAAMKLAKEKELVLAEAMTIYHMPLYQELKKRTADGALGKLKMIQVSFGSLKEADPLNRFFNKDIAGGALLDIGTYALSFARFFLSSQPKEVLTTVNFFETGVDEEAGIILKNDENEMATIAITFRAKMPKQGVVAFEKGYFTVTDFPRADEATFTHPDGSVERIQAGDKSQALTYEICHFNEIVRTKNDTSSLNLTHDVMEIMDTLREKWDLNFDFE
- a CDS encoding TetR/AcrR family transcriptional regulator, whose protein sequence is METKMKITDSAFELFAKKGISFTLTEVAEEVGIKKASIYAHFESKEILLKEIIEKELKEYFFEINQENDDLKKIFFGVLDYYNNSHIKLLFWKRLLLLPPDSIENSIIERVHQLSEERFQTVKKLIIVEIEKEILIKDSEESICLMFFSLIHGLLSSELIYHPYDIREHYDKIWNHFWRGISNPNVNKQEA
- a CDS encoding SulP family inorganic anion transporter, which gives rise to MLKPKLFSILKHRETELTKNQVVNDITAGIIVAVIALPLSVALAIASGVAPEKGLITAIIAGFLISFLGGSRVQIGGPTGAFVIIVYGIVAQYGIGGLTVATLMAGSFMVFFGLMKFGSVIKYVPYPITTGFTSGIAVVLLSTQVKDFFGLSIQDVPSEFFEKWRVYISHFSTINISTTLVGIISLLIIVFWPKINKKIPGSLIALLVVTMGVKLLNLPVETIGSRFGEISNSIKFVGIKELNISLPLIKDLFRPALTIAFLASIESLLSAVVADGMIGKKHNSNMELVALGIANIVSALFGGIPATGAIARTAANVKNGGRTPIAGIVHASVLLLIMLVFMPLAKLIPMATLAAILIIVAYNMSEWRSFKALLRSTKSDTAVLLVTFIMTIAFDLVIAIEIGMVIAMFLFVRRMSESTQVSNVNHNYLTIFSEDDEDDYDGTTSFNDGTHIGLNNKIMVYEITGPLFFGAANTFLDIMNEVENNTNVLILKMKNVPNMDATAYNSLKRIEKRCRDQEIILLFACVNEQPLKLLEASGFFASVSKDNFFDSVKSAIDYADDLVIH